ttaaaataatattgaACCTCACATGTGCGCTGTCTCTTAGGAAAGGGATATCCACTCAGGCTTGATCGGGCCTTTGCTGGTGTGTCGAGAGGGAACCTTGGACACGAAATTAACAGATAGGAGAGAATTCACACTACTTTTCATGACTTTTGATGAGTCACGGAGCTGGTACtatgagaagaactctgagATAATGCAAAGAAAAAGGCGAAGGAGAATCATGGATCACAACTTCAAGGAGAACCTAAAGTTCCATTGTAATGCATTAGGGTTTATGTAATCCACccaaaatgtgtttaaatgtgatAACTTTTAGTGCCTTCTATATCATGCACcttacagagacaaaaacagaattatataaaaatgtcttgttttttttttagcaatcaATGGAATTATACACAGCCTGAAGGGCCTGAGGATGTACACCAACCAGCTTGTGACCTGGCATCTCATCAACCTGGGTTCTCCCAATGATATTCATAGTGTCCACTTTCATGGGCAGACATTTATACACAAGAAGACCACCAGCTACAGACAGGCTGTCTACCCACTGCTGCCTGGTGAGAATGATATGTAAATTTAGAGTAACACCTTATTCACCACATTTTAAAGATTAGAATTCACAGTCTACAGGATTTGGATTGTCAGCTGCAGAGAGAAAAGTTTCAAATGAATCAGTGTGATGAACTGTGTTCGCAGGGGGTTTTGCTACCCTGGAGATGTATCCATCCAAACCTGGCCTCTGGCAGCTGGAGACAGAAGTTGGCCTTAGCCAGCAGAAGGGCATGCAGACACTCTTTCTGGTTCTGGATAATGGTGCAAATATAAAACTATCACTCTGCTGCATTTACAACATGATTTTCTACCtactttgacttgttttgcaTGTCTTACATTTTAATACTGAATTCTTTCTTGTGTGTCCCCAAGACTGCTGTCGTCCACTGGGTCTAGAATCGGGCAGTGTGAAGGATGGAGAAATCACAGCAATCAACACTAGAGGTAGCTATACTACCTCTTGTCTGCAATCATTTCTTTTAGCAATAAATACACTTCGGTACTAAATCACAAATCACTACTGATCTACTGATGTTGTTAACTGGACTAAAACTAGAAGGGTCATCAAGGTCATTGCCTTTATGTAATGAGGGAAAAGGAGAAGGAAGAGGGAGGTCCTTTTCCATTGAGTGGAGATcaactaaaaaactaaaaggGCGGTGATAGCCAAGGAGTACAAAACTCAAGAGTAGcaaataacatgatttatttacaataaaacaagCCCAGggcatttaaaaaattataataataactaaaacCAAGCTAGAAGTCCAACTTCTACATTATATGTACAGGTGCAACAGTCTTGAACAGATGCTCTAGCACCAACCATCACAGAAATCCTTCTTTTCACCCCTTCGGCGCCTTATTTTCTGCACTTTGACCAATCACACTCTGACAAGATACTGAACTCCCAATTGGCTCCGATGTATCCATCAGAGGACCTCGGAAATTATTGCATGGTAAAGGtctgtaatttaaaaaattattattttttctgtcttttaagGATACTGGGAGCCCCATCTTGCCAGATTGAACAATCAGGGTAAATACAATGCATGGAGCACAGACAAGAACAGCAGCTTTATTCAGGTAATGTGGTGTAGATGTGATAACCTACACTCCCATGCTTATTATGTAAATGCAGTTGTTACACACCAGATGCGATGCAAAAAAATTGTACAAGATAAGTTCACTcacagatggagaaagatgtgggaacacaaacaagacatgagaagaaaaagagaggttAGATTCAAAGctaaggactgctcagtgacGCTTGATAAACTGCAACTTTAAAGCTTAAATGCAATGTCATAATTTGATATCACATATTTGATTTGTATATGATGTGTTTTGATAAATTATGTATTATCATATTGTGAAATgtcctgcaaaacaaacaaacccacacaaactttgtgttattcaaatgttgcatgaaaatattcaattcaattcaattttatttatatagcgccaaatcacaacaaaagtcgcctcaaggcgctttatatacTTTAATACTGggtaaacaggttagtttgcagtACTGTGGTGAATTCTTTAttaaaacactgtgtgtgcCTGGTGCACAGTGGTTGTGGTGCTCATGGCCAGTGTTAGGTTACATTAAGTGCAGCAGAGATGAATTTAAGTTGATGATGCTTAGATTAATTAACTGAATTCCAGCTTTTTACTATCTATTATAAACACAATATAAAAAGTGTAGTGTCAGTGCAGAGGATAGACATCAGCCAAGATAGCTTGTGAAACTGCTTACATCATGTTCAGatgtgtaaatccacaaagagcagctggtcagctgatTACAGCatgtacacaaagaaaacctACTGGAGCTCACATTAATGTAagttgtgattcttttcccaGCGCTTAGACACTACACAGATCTTAGAGTTTCCTTGATGTATCCCtctgaatcccactttaacccttGACTGCactcattttattgtttatctGTGGAGACAAAGTTGCCCTCGATAATGTGCGCAACAGAAaatagtgtgtttgtttttttaattctctttcacttcatgtgtcCTACATTACATATTCAAGCTAAGTACATTCATTAGAGTTagcatttcaaattaaattctCATCTACtaacaatattttattattatattaatatagcacaaggcTCAGTTACCTTTGGACAAAAATGGTTAGTAGAATTGTCCTTCAAAGACCTACAGTttgttttcttactttgagtgcatttcagagcctgtatgttttcacttttacttgagtaaagaagttgctTCAGTACTTTTACTGAAGTATTTTTTAACCCAGGTATCcatacttctacttaagtaaagtctgtacttttgccacctctgctaTTATTTAACTATTACCATTGTATATTCGGTACCAGTGCACATTTTGAGCTATGAGCGCACCTGTCACCAAATGCAGTCGTTTGTTTTGTCACATTTATTAttcatatggaaaaaaaaattgaaaaatctACCTTTatctgaaaaataaatgctGCAAGTTTCATCAAGCGAAATTACTCAGTTGGTCTGAACAGCTGCATTAAGAACATGTgggtctgaaaaatatttttacccCACAAAATATTTGCACAAATTTTACATGTCCAGCGTGTAGAAGTCTCAATGGGCTTAATACATGAATGTCAAACTCCTTTTTGATCCACTTTGATCTTATGTGGGGCAGACCAGCAAAACTGCCCTTTCTGCCATTGAAcagaagtttaactacacatttaattcCTTATATATCTTTTATACAAACCTAAGTGCTATTTTAACTGAAATAAATCTGTCATCACAAGTCTTACATTTTAAAgagtaaatgtgtaaaattacagaaatctGAAACTGAATAACTTTGTTGAAGTATGGCTGACCATGGGGGACGTCGTTATCAGCAGGAAAAGCTGTGAAACTTctgaaaatacaattaaaagtccaacatttcttttctgttttgttttgttttgtttctgaagACATCCCGTAGGACGGAATGGAGGCTTTAGCAGGCTAattctggcccctgggccttGTGTTTGACATTGTGCCATACCTACTTCCCCCTACACAGGTAGACTTCCAGCGGCCAGTTGTGATCAGCCAGGTGGCAACTCAGGGAGCCAAGCAAATGTTCTACTCCCAGTATGTCGTCAAATATTTGATCTCCTACAGCAATGACCGCCGGAAGTGGATCTTTTATAAAGGCGACAGCAAAGGCTTTAGAAAGGTGGGGGGGGAGTTTGATCACTTCCTTTCTTTAATGCAAACACCTACAAACTGGACAAGCTTGGGAGCAGCTATCTAATTCTCTCACATTGTGTCTTTTCCTCTCTTACCAGGTATTCACTGGTAACCAGGAAGCCTATGAGACAAAGACAAATATTTTCTTCCCACCCGTGATTGGACGATTCATTAGGCTTCACCCCATTGAATGGTACAACATGGCAACAGTCCGCATGGAGTACTTTGGCTGTGAGCTTGACGGTAAGACGGTACAGTAACAACCATGTTagtaaaaaaaaggtttggacactgtgCATTGTAAACCCCAGACTAAATGtataaaactttaaactggCTGTAAGGGATGCTGtgaaaattttaaaagtgtATGTTATGATCAAGTGAAAGGTCCTGAACATTTCTGATCTCCTGCCTCAGGCTGCTCAGTGCCTCTTGGGATGGAAAGTGAAGCTATAGGGGACATTTACATCACAGCCAGCTCTACAGCCACTAGCTGGTATGCTGGACCCTGGAAACCATCACTCGCACGACTCAACAGACAAGGGGCTGTCAATGCATGGCGGGCTAAGGTAAACGTAATATTGGCATGATAGATACAACAGAAGTGCATTCAGATTTAATGTGAGCATCGCGGCAAATCAGGACACCTACAACACTTAAAAACCTTGAGAATTTGCCAGTTTATTAGCATGCAGATTTTTCCTGATTGTCTCTCTTGTTTCTTCTCCTTCTCAGTATAACAACATGGACCAGTGGCTTCAGGTAGAACTGCCTCAGGTTAAAAAGATCACAGGTATCATAACCCAGGGAGCCAAGTCTCTGGGGAAGGAGATGTATGTCATGTCCTACATTTTGCAGTACAGTGACAATGGGATAGAGTGGAAAGAGTACACGGATAGTGAGGATGAGCCTGCCAGGGTGAGCCGTCCAACATGTTGAGCAAGTAAACTGGTGTTTTCACTGAGTGAAGTAAAGTGATTGTAAACAATTTCTGTCTCTGCTTGCGTCAAATCCAGATTTTTATGGGAAATACAAATAACAACGACCACGCCAGGAACTACATCTACCCTCCCATTTTCTCCCGCTTTATCCGAGTCATCCCCAAAAGCTGGATGACCTCCATCACCATGAGAATTGAGCTGCTTGGATGTGACTTTGAGTGATAATAGATAATAGATCATACAGGTCAGCTCAAGCATGCACATGAATATGCAAATAAATGGACGTGAAGCTAAAAAGGTAACATAACATAGAAATACCAAATCACAGCTaacatgaaaaaactcacaCATGTTTGTTTCAGGCTATTTGCCAAATTTGTCTTGTAGCTTGAGTAACTCAGTGAATTGTCACTTGTCACTATGATTTTAGATTTTTTGGAAGATGCAATCAAAGTAgtaaaaagtagtaaaaatgtCACGAGTAAGTAGGATTTGTGAGTTTTTGAAATACTAGTTGTATTttcatgtaaatatgtaagCAGAGAACGAACATGTAATTTATTTCTAATAAATACAATATGCATTGTTTTTATTCGGTGTCATGTTcagtgatggatggatggcttgCATGACTGAATTCGCTGTATAAACGGAGAGCCTTGGCATCACAAGCATGAGTGTGGGAACACTGATATCTTCTCAAGGTGTCCTGAAGGTGTCACTTTTAACACCTCTGCTGGGGTCAAGCCTGTCTTTTAGCAGCACCAAAGTCAACAGACACGTGCAGCTGCACACACATGTTATGTTTATCCATTTGCTGATCATGTTAAACTGGGCACCAGAGGCGTGAAAGTCTCAGCATGTCTGGATTACTTTACTACTGATCTATGGAGGCAAATCAACTCACAGATAGCTTTATCGGACACCCACATTCTGCCTCGGAGCAGCTGCTTAACTGTGTGATTTGGAAATGCTTTAGATAATAgtgttaacaataataataataataatactgtgGCTCTAGGTTTATAAATATTAGGTCTTAGGAAAAATGACTCTATATTGGATAAACGTGTTATTCAAAGCCCACATAACAGTATTAAATGTACTTATTCAATTCAAcaaaaattgtatttatatacacAGGTACGacaggcactttatattgtaacgtAAAGCCCATACAATAACAGAGGAATATTCCCAACCATCAGACGACCCCCTATGAGGAAGAATTTGGTGACAGTGAGATaggaaaaactcatttttagaaggaagaaacctctgggagaaccaggctcagaaaAGCAACCATGTTTTGATTCAGTTATCCAATGTGCTGTCCTTACTGTAAGTCAATGTGGCCTCTGACTTGAGGTTTTTTGAAACCGTAATAATTTGGTGAACTGAGGGTTTTCTGGTAGAGCCGAGCCTAACGTGAGATCAAAACTGTCTCAAAGTGTACTTTTTTTACCTTTCACCTGACACACAGACTCCTCAGCGGATGAtttgctcagtttttatttGGAAATGAAAGCAAAGGCGATACACTGAGAGAGCCCTCCTTAAATTGTACTTGGTGCTGTAGATTAGAGTTCAGTTCAAAATTCTAACACAAGGAACTGAGGTGAGATTTTTTGGACTGTTGCTTTGCAAAGATCAGCTGAGCAAAGATCAGCTGCAACTGTGAGATTCCACCACCAGATGTCACTGCAGGTTCACGATGGCAGAAAATCGGACCTAGACAAAATATTTTCCTGGCACAGAAATAAAGTTTTGTCTTTAGAGACCATGCTCTGTCCCTGATAAGAGCCCCGGAGATCCTGGAGATCATACAGTGCAAAACGAGCTGTCTCGTTGGATTTTAGAGGTCCTATCTGAGTACAGTGCAGGATTATTTAACGTGAATAGTGTTCTGTCTATAAAACCAGAATAAATTCTCATTCTTTAGAGAAATTATTCAATAACTTGATTTTCTATGGGATCTATCGGTGTTTTGTCTCTTTATGAATAACTAGCAGCAAACACGCAGTTTCCCACTGTGTGAATGAAAATCAATCACTCACAGTAAGGCTGAGATGTACCGAGTTAATCATTGATCTAAAGATGCCCCACACTGATCATACTCTCATTTCCTTTCTTGCAAAGAGAGGAAACGCAGTTTGATTATAGAAACTTGGTCATTCATCAAAGATGAGGCTACTTACTCACCCTACTGTGACGATTTGCCCGGTGATAAAATATGAAAAGCACTGACTCGTGATTATAAATATCCCTGCATTACACTTCTGCCTGGCAAGTGACATAGAAGTTGTTTACAAACATACTTTTAAGAAGGAGACGTCAGGACCGTAACTTTAGCCGGGGGAAGCTTTATTGGTCATGGGGGGCACGTAAGAGATCGCGCACACGCATAAGCTCCCCCTCCCTTCCCTGCGTCTCCGCCCCCACTCCTCAGGACTCGTTAAAAAGCGCCCGTCCTTGACCTGGAGGTTAGATAAAGACCTGAAACAGCGCTGCATCCTGCGACGAAGTGGGACTTTACGCTGAGGggtacatttatttatttagaagtTTTCACGACGTTTCTGGATCATTTCTAAGCGGACTAGTGGAGTCATGAAGTCCCCAAAGCTGAAACCTCAAGGTAATGTcgtttgttttaaatatataagTATATAAATATTATCTTATATATGAATACGATAATTGAATTGCAGTTGTGTTTATATAAGAATAGAACAATGTGCTACGTGAATGATTTCCAGCTCTGAATCATAACATCAACAGTTTGCTCATTTCgttacattttatttcacttttgtgaattatttttcccccctttgCAGCCAAGTTCATCAACGAGGAGGATCTGAACGATGTGCTGTGCGAGTTCGACGCGGTGATCGAAGACTTCACGTCGCCGGTGGAGAAGCGACACTTCAGGTACGACGAACACCTGAAGACCatgaagaggaggagcagcGCCAGTGTCAGCGACAGCGGCATCAGCGACACAGAGAGTAAGTGGGCAAGGATTGTGATTTACTGTGGGCTCACCTGCTCCTCAGTATTATCCCGTGTGGATATTACCATGGTTATCTAACCAATGGAAAAGTTCAGTGGTTCCACTTTGTTGTGATCCTTAACATGGAGCAATTAAATTGGACTCCAGACAGTCAGACAAGAGTTACAAAGTGTCACAAAATAATGACACGTTATACTTCTCTGCAGAATGAAGACACAGGGTTTGTTATCTCTGCAGTACCACTCCTCCTATAGTGAACTTTATGCCTTGGGTGTGTAGTGTCTTATCAGATACACTGTAAAGTTTGCTTTATgtaaaaaacatgcaaactctctAAGTAAGGAaacctttttaaaaagccaggTTCACAAGCTTGTTTGTCTTGAGTGTACTGCACTTGAGGAGGATATGTCACATCAATGTAATATAGTACACATAAACATAAGAgtgttatttaattttaatttagtaTTGCAGCAATTAAACAAAAGTATCTAAATTCAATTTCTGATTAATGTCACAGTGGCCCAAATACCACACAGTTACATAAAAACGCTAGCAAACATTTGAACATCAACTAAACAAGAAAACTGAGCAGGAATCATTATTCTCAATAGGAGGAAATGCTAGAGACCACATTCCACATCCACAAGAAGTGCAAACACGACATAACTGGAATCGGGATCGCCACACTGCTAAACTTACTGAAAGTTAAATATTAACATTCTCACAGGTGTATGAGGTACAGATAAGCATACAGACTATTTTAAATTGATTAGGGTATTGTTTGCATTTACAGTGCCGCATCCAGAGGGCACCCGAGTCAAGCATCAAACTGTTGCATACGCCTTCATGTATGCTCGCACGCAGGGAGAGTAGCAGGGAGAGAAAATCCCTTTCTCATGCTTCAGAGATGTTGGCGTCACGTTGAGCTGCATATTTTGGCACACCTGCCCCTATTTTGTGGCTGCGTCTCTAAAGGTTTACCGTCATACGTTACCATATCACTCTACCATACGGTGTCTTAAAAGTCTAGCTTCCCCCAGCTGCAGAGCTGGCTTCAGGGGGGCAAGTGGGATAGCCTTGTATGCTGatacacagagaaaaatatgCTTCATGTCCCCATGTGCAAATATACTTTTCCAAACACATGCCAGTGGGTCGGGCTGTCTAAGGGAGGAGAGAGGGTGTGCAGGCTAGATAACCACACATTCAAATGTACGATATATGCTAGAAAGGGAATCAGACGTTTAAAACTAGGTAATTGCACAATAACAGGGGCCATTATCACTGATGATCTCGCAGGGAGCAACATCAGTGATACAAACACAGGGAAGGTGTTTGAACATGTGTCTATGGCACTAATGAGCTTGCTGATTTGATCAGTGGATCAGATTCCTGCTTGAACCCTGTCCTCTCCATGGTAGTGAAGTAATGACGAAGGACCTGTCTCCCACAGGGGCCACCTATTGTCTCGAAGTCTGATAGATGTATTGAGTGTTGAAGGCGTAGATAAATGACAAAAAGTCTTGGAGCTGCACCCTGGAGTGtcagtgtgagtgagagaggcGACAGAGAGCCACAGAAAGTGGTATGAAGAATGTAGGAGTGAATAAGAAGGACAGACAGACATGAATatagagcagcagaggaagctgAGAAATGAGAGAGGTTCAGGTTCCAGTCAAGTGCAGATATTAAGGCCTcatcggtgtgtgtgtgtgtgtgtgtgtgtgtgtgtgtgtgtgttccactTGCACTTCCTGTGTGGTGTCTTCTATCCCATGTTGTGCAATTTCCCACAATCCAGAGTTGTGGGAGAGGCATTGGTCAGAGAGGCGGGAACAAGTGGGTGCTTGACATCTCAGACATGGTGCAAGATACACATCGGCATCTTTAAGTGTAGCCTAATCTTAGTTTGAGAACACACACTTCACAGCTAcacattcattattatcagtgtGGTTTGCACTTCTACAAAGAATGATTTAAAAAGTCTTTCATGCTGTCAGATAAACATTTATCCCTATCCCAGCTACACCCCCAACAGGTCAACTAAAGAGtctcactcacattcacacctacgggcaatttagaatcactagttaatctaaccccactaactgcaagTCTTTTGGCTGTCCGAGGAAGCCGGAGCAGCCAGAGAGAACATACGTCCACAcagatggtggattcaaacccagaacCTTCTTTGCTGTGAAGCAAGAGTGGTGGTTTGAAGTACTGTGTGGCAAAATAAAGGTGACCATTAGATCATTTATGTAAGACTTGTGTAGAGATTTGTGCATAAGAAACAGAGACAGTATCCCAAATAAGAGCATGCTCTGCTGTTTTGAACATGTCAAACATAAATCTTACTAAAGAGCAGGGGAAGAGTTGGCTGCCTTTGGAGACCTCTTTGCCCAGGAAAACCTTTGATATTGCTTTCACTAACAGCGTCAAAGCTGCTGACTTATGGTTATcaagactttttctttttagctttgaAGTCATCCAGAAATTTTTGctgcaagaaaaacaaagtcttCTGTAGAGATTCATTttaacacttttgtttttgtgccgTACCCGCACGTGTTTGTgaggcacacacacaacagcccAGAGAGGAAGGGTGTCATTAGAGGAGAATGCAGTGATTACACACTGAAGCTTGTCACACTGACACAGATGTAGAGAAAAGTGAGCACTCGCTTGATCTTATATGCCTGCATTttctcttctgtctctttctgaCAGGTGCCGAGTCTCTCAACAGAaacagcttcagcttcagcgACGAGAGACTGAACTCGCCCACCATGCtctcccccaccaccaccacctcaccTCCCCTAATGTCACCAAAACGTGAGTAAAAGCCCTTGAAAACTCGTGGACATAAATAAGCTATGTATTGTACTGTatatgtacagggagtgcagaattattaggcaaatgagtattttgtccacatcatcctcttcatgcatgttgtcttactccaagctgtataggctcgaaagcctactaccaattaagcatattaggtgatgtgcatctctgtaatgagaaggggtgtggtctaatgacatcaacaccctatatcaggtgtgcataattattaggcaacttcctttcctttggcaaaatgggtcaaaagaaggacttgacaggctcagaaaagtcaaaaatagtgagatatcttgcagagggatgcagcagtcttaaaattgcaaagcttctgaagcgtgatcatcgaacaatcaagcgtttcattcaaaatagtcaacagggtcgcaagaagtgtgtggaaaaaccaaggcgcaaaataactgcccatgaactgagaaaagtcaagcgtgcagctgccaagatgccacttgccaccagtttggccatatttcagagctgcaacattactggagtgcccaaaagcacaaggtgtgcaatactcagagacatggccaaggtaagaaaggctgaaagatgaccaccactgaacaagacacacaagctgaaacgtcaaaattgggccaagaaatatctcaagactgatttttctaaggtttgatggactgatgaaatgagagtgagtcttgatgggccagatggatgggcccgtggctggattggtaaagggcagagagctccagtccgactcagacgccagcaaggtggaggtggagtactggtttgggctggtatcatcaaagatgagcttgtggggccttttcgggttgaggatgaagtcaagctcaactcccagtcctactgccagtttctggaagacaccttcttcaagcagtggtacaggaagaagtctgcatccttcaagaaaaacatgattttcatgcaggacaatgctccatcacacgcgtccaagtactccacagcgtggctggcaagaaagggtataaaagaagaaaaactaatgacatggcctccttgttcacctgatctgaaccccattgagaacctgtggtccatcatcaaatgtgagatttacaaggagggaaaacagtacacctctctgaacagtgtctgggaggctgtggttgctgctgcacgcaatgttgatggtgaacagatcaaaacactgacagaatccatggatggcaggcttttgagtgtccttgcaaagaaaggtggctatattggtcactgatttgtttttgttttgtttttgaatgtcagaaatgtatatttgtgaatgtggagaatgtgttatattggtttcactggtaaaaataaataattgaaatgggtatatatttgttttttgttaagttgcctaataattatgcacagtaatagtcacctgcacacacagatatccccctaaaatagctaaaactaaaaacaaactaaaaactacttctaaaaacattcagctttgatattaatgtgttttttgggttcattgagaacatggttgttgttcaataataaaattattcttcaaaaatacaacttgcctaataattctgcactccctgtagtaaTGAGTGATTGAAGAGGCTTATATTTAAACTGCTCAGTTCAAAatcgtgattttttttctgtgtgtttccatTGCAGCCAAACTGGGCGACACTAAAGAGCTGGAGGACTTCATCGCCGACCTGGACAAGACACTAGAGAGTAAGTGCTAATGCAATCCGGCTGTCAGAGCCCCAAGATAAATTAGCCTGTATGCTGGTGCCGCTCGCTACTCGGGATTAACCGGAGCGTTTGTTCCCTGTGTCGGCTTTGTTAACAACTGCTCATAAAATGCCATGAGAGCCACCCCACAGGTTTCTATGAAACAATGATGTGTCAGGATTATGAAGTGGCTGAGGCTTGCTATATGGACCTCCAGGCTTTCAGGGTCACACTGGAGAGAAAGGCTGCATATCCCTTTTCACCTGTCACTCAGCTTTGAAGTGGAGATCGTACACAGTGGAACGCT
This DNA window, taken from Oreochromis niloticus isolate F11D_XX linkage group LG16, O_niloticus_UMD_NMBU, whole genome shotgun sequence, encodes the following:
- the rgcc gene encoding regulator of cell cycle RGCC translates to MKSPKLKPQAKFINEEDLNDVLCEFDAVIEDFTSPVEKRHFRYDEHLKTMKRRSSASVSDSGISDTESAESLNRNSFSFSDERLNSPTMLSPTTTTSPPLMSPKPKLGDTKELEDFIADLDKTLESM